The proteins below are encoded in one region of Acidiferrobacteraceae bacterium:
- a CDS encoding anhydro-N-acetylmuramic acid kinase, which produces MYYLGLISGTSVDGIDAALASGGEQGLLQLHTHHHHPYPAGIREQILGLTLPGANEIERMGELDMRLGQEFADASLALLKKASIAPDEVAAIGSHGQTIRHHHGTSVRYTVQIGNAATIAARTGIPTVADFRSGDLAVRGEGAPLVPAFHQAQFRSTQSNRAIVNIGGIANVTHLPRDPTAAVVGFDTGPGNTLMDRWITQHRQKDYDAGGEWGLTGKPLAQLLDRLLADPYFDRPAPKSTGQERFNLPWLEAALSELKTAPAPEDVQATLVRLTAVSIARALRSLASRPDEVFVCGGGVHNPALMEQLSTELADASVETTAALGLDPDWVEAMAFAWLARERLAKRPGNVAAVTGAECPAILGAIYAPPFRD; this is translated from the coding sequence ATGTACTACCTCGGTCTCATTTCCGGCACCAGTGTGGATGGAATCGATGCGGCGCTCGCGTCCGGGGGCGAACAAGGGCTGCTGCAACTCCACACGCACCATCACCACCCCTATCCAGCCGGAATTCGGGAACAGATTCTGGGGCTCACCCTGCCCGGCGCGAACGAGATCGAGCGCATGGGCGAGCTGGACATGCGCCTGGGACAGGAGTTTGCGGACGCAAGCCTGGCACTTCTGAAGAAGGCCAGCATCGCTCCGGACGAGGTTGCGGCCATCGGCAGCCACGGCCAGACGATTCGCCACCACCATGGTACGTCGGTACGCTACACGGTGCAGATCGGAAACGCGGCGACGATTGCGGCGCGAACGGGAATCCCTACGGTGGCCGACTTCCGCAGCGGAGACCTGGCGGTCCGGGGCGAAGGCGCGCCGCTGGTTCCCGCATTTCACCAGGCACAGTTCCGCAGCACGCAATCGAACCGTGCCATTGTCAACATCGGTGGCATCGCCAACGTCACGCACCTGCCGCGGGACCCGACGGCTGCGGTGGTCGGTTTCGATACCGGTCCCGGGAATACCTTGATGGATCGGTGGATCACACAGCACCGGCAGAAGGACTACGACGCCGGAGGCGAATGGGGTCTGACGGGCAAGCCACTGGCGCAACTGCTGGATCGACTGCTTGCGGATCCCTACTTCGACCGACCCGCACCCAAGAGCACCGGCCAGGAGCGATTCAATCTTCCCTGGCTCGAAGCCGCCCTGTCCGAACTGAAGACCGCGCCGGCACCCGAGGACGTGCAGGCGACGCTGGTGCGCCTGACCGCGGTGAGCATTGCCCGCGCCTTGAGGTCCCTGGCCAGTCGGCCAGATGAAGTCTTCGTATGTGGCGGCGGGGTACACAATCCCGCACTCATGGAACAGCTGAGCACAGAACTGGCGGACGCATCGGTGGAAACGACGGCGGCCCTGGGTCTGGACCCGGATTGGGTAGAGGCCATGGCCTTCGCCTGGTTGGCACGGGAAAGGCTGGCGAAGCGCCCGGGAAACGTCGCCGCCGTCACTGGCGCAGAATGCCCGGCCATCCTGGGCGCGATCTACGCGCCCCCGTTCCGGGACTGA
- the erpA gene encoding iron-sulfur cluster insertion protein ErpA, protein MSTEMPSPLLFTDNAAAKVKELIEGEGNPDLMLRVFISGGGCSGFQYGFTFEDSASDDDTRVEKGGVTLLIDPLSYQYLVGAEIDYSEGLQGAQFVIKNPNAKTTCGCGSSFGV, encoded by the coding sequence GTGAGCACTGAAATGCCGTCCCCCTTGCTGTTTACCGACAATGCGGCGGCCAAGGTCAAGGAGCTCATCGAGGGCGAGGGCAACCCCGACCTGATGCTGCGCGTATTCATTTCCGGCGGCGGTTGCTCCGGTTTCCAGTACGGGTTCACCTTCGAGGATAGTGCCTCCGATGACGATACCCGCGTGGAAAAGGGCGGTGTAACCCTGCTCATCGATCCGCTGAGCTACCAGTACCTGGTGGGTGCCGAGATCGACTACAGCGAGGGCCTGCAGGGCGCGCAGTTCGTGATCAAGAACCCGAACGCCAAGACCACATGTGGCTGCGGTTCGTCCTTCGGCGTCTGA